From a single Stomoxys calcitrans chromosome 4, idStoCalc2.1, whole genome shotgun sequence genomic region:
- the LOC106087088 gene encoding mucin-2 isoform X2, which produces MSDSSKHQQRTGATPIKNPLLSASVTGLTFDDFPNKPLLLPAAPPIVHVPSPPPPVTPTTLLGREHKSLVTVGSSSLDTENLDEINLNASAEDNTTTATIDTNANPLLEQTNTNDSILSQAASSFSALPSVASNVFSSFSKRITAISSRETTPSDPDPNGNFVPQPDIQPIYTQQQQYQQPSPTPPSNLVPQAATSLPFYAPPPAAALGGDFYSGSSAVPEASSLPPTEPPKFYSPAEVPSLPPSTAPAVPPPSAGGPNNFRFTAKKKLYAPIPGLSDQQQQHSAALFQPPPALSGPAAYDNNAAAYPPNDPFSQQPSYFNEERKSEERKAAGGGLFSKITNLAPTGVLQNITGLVQSAAGSITQTIKPETQPSGYEQQPTTGGNFGIVFDQGVPPPPPPAANYFAPNTLVEQQQANYPPPPPATGEIFQSNPSAAGFFQPQEGTFAQPPFLPATAVDSTAQVNFFNPSAAPAIFDPFQQNSQTTDASRPPRPSSRPANSFSETVPLAIPPSVVSSRPPSQPAVSTSIVGQNTPATSQTPVTFFNPLEATSAPVINPTPPPQVGFFDPTKYLPKLPTAPGQQLSQEATATPPTQIGFFDPSKYLPNTNQEPQAGTSLPPTGASVSGVPPPGGQVSSSYRLQKGTKLYKNPLTAQETAPVQVTPNSVFGVTPTQFPPTNFGGSPNVFHQTPAGPPPAVYNPFGQGAAPSLTPVANIFVPSAEPQSVALFASPATEVEEHRHQEVPLFAAPTQENTNTLLKAAPEEKENLSEREQVKLEPTPSAIPEVEDKQEPQIQTTEAVNPQYFFKPIEPAAEQAPAAELLQQTTNFFGSSQETQQFLQPIEPLQEPPIKQDATKTNEKETLITAIQDLTIATPTEPATAQPNLPPPKVPKGVVGDNPYRRGSAAEANKTAAVQPSLANFFTPTAATGTGDFSFFSSLPSAPDFSDLQGQSSNEAASNFLTTQRTEQQPQNQNLNFFNPSTTAEDTKPLEDISKQNLSTTSENIFNPKETEAKPQLSNFPKEDHSNQTPYPIDNKPQDLANPAFPQLPTSVGIIPAVTESPEEIHKHSEEAASTQQATPSIGFEGFLPQAGHSQSTPTNFFGTLSGENSGTELTTQLPSSIPTPLPSGNHSTDLFSQLSSPHINQSPSEEPPTSELSAHVPPPLGFENFMPTSAATKELLPNTTSQPESSAQDSQQQQQPQAPIVNNFSNYFNQTVSQETVKDTSSFFDNFSNQQSPARSVKNPPISSAAQASNEDQRIQNFFNNPPPKDADHVGDLNYDLVHSGLAIRNLQQRSLTPVSNLVEPPSSACSEFSTLNASEASVVKQEDTSRLEESSAVAEQSPLIKHYEELPEEVLKDLRMANMLQGEKTSPVASTSYKPAVKHWFYKRTVDAKQVWVPFSHYDSALLETSLIMEGDKPEIVAVEGGRYDVNISERLKRSVYWDSEPIEVRRCSWFYKAVDSKYIPYEESTADVLEAEYKQAAESGVWHKTIILGMGEQVVFHGPTVIVHFQQQQNQDAWGGTTVSQTTTRPRVVKRDLEDFNIAQGESQKVDHLLFMVHGIGSACDLKMRSVEEVVEDFRSIAHQLVQSHYKNSADLGLVGRVEVLPISWHSHLHSIELGIDEKLRSITLESIPKLRNFTNDTLLDILFYTSPTFAQRIMNTIVVSLNEIYMKYRQRHPDFNGGVSLAGHSLGSLILFDLLCHQYPIKESEEKNLENPDQEFLPTEAAGTANAASSSTTRDSNKSESTPISYTMGPAGTGQPFINYGQLKFQPKKFFALGSPIGMFVTIRGIDKLGLDFRLPTCPGFYNIFHPYDPVAYRIEALVNPDLSSARPVLIPHHKGRKRMHLELKETMARVSTDIKQRFLDKFKLTFDTVNFFGQMTKSKKETEELMEKEVEKVIEMQMQMERQGNQQTQSPDQQATVSPNEEQKHQLTPPTSANQSIRTRTDSVSTAVSDDMMEVDFPLGKLNDSKRIDFVLQEAPLEFINEYIFALSSHVCYWDSEDTILFVMKEIYSGLGISPDSQVPQQTMTIERPSSRNSSLSIS; this is translated from the exons AACATAAATCCCTGGTAACCGTTGGCTCCTCTTCTTTGGATACCGAAAATCTTGATGAAATCAATTTGAATGCTTCGGCGGAGGACAATACGACAACCGCAACAATCGATACAAATGCAAATCCCCTATTGGAGCAAACCAATACAAATGATTCGATATTAAGTCAAGCGGCCTCATCGTTCTCAGCTCTGCcttcggtggcctccaatgtgTTTTCATCATTTTCCAAGCGTATAACAGCCATATCGAGTCGCGAGACTACACCAAGTGATCCAGATCCAAATGGCAATTTTGTGCCACAACCGGATATACAGCCCATATATACACAGCAGCAACAGTATCAGCAACCATCACCAACACCACCATCAAATCTAGTGCCACAAGCAGCAACTAGTTTACCATTTTATGCTCCACCTCCCGCAGCCGCATTAGGAGGTGATTTTTATTCGGGAAG TTCTGCTGTTCCAGAAGCTTCATCTTTGCCTCCCACAGAACCACCAAAATTCTATAGCCCTGCCGAAGTCCCTTCTTTGCCACCTTCGACTGCTCCTGCAGTGCCTCCCCCTTCGGCAGGAGGACCAAATAATTTCCGTTTTACAGCCAAGAAAAAACTCTATGCTCCCATACCAGGCCTCTCGgatcaacagcaacaacattcgGCTGCACTATTTCAACCACCACCGGCATTAAGTGGCCCGGCGGCATATGACAATAACGCCGCTGCTTATCCCCCCAACGATCCCTTCAGCCAACAGCCTTCGTATTTCAACGAAGAGCGTAAATCTGAAGAACGCAAAGCGGCAGGAGGAggcttattttcaaaaatcaccaaTCTTGCCCCCACTGGTGTTCTGCAAAATATAACGGGACTAGTGCAATCGGCTGCGGGCTCTATAACCCAAACCATAAAACCTGAAACCCAGCCAAGTGGTTATGAACAGCAACCAACAACAGGTGGCAACTTTGGCATAGTCTTTGATCAAGGGGTACCACCTCCACCACCGCCCGCTGCTAATTATTTTGCCCCAAACACTTTGGTAGAGCAACAGCAAGCAAATTATCCACCACCTCCACCGGCCACAGGTGAAATATTTCAATCGAATCCTAGTGCTGCCGGATTTTTCCAGCCTCAAGAAGGCACTTTTGCTCAACCTCCCTTTTTACCTGCAACCGCTGTAGACTCGACAGCACaggtaaattttttcaatccCTCTGCAGCACCAGCAATATTTGATCCCTTTCAACAGAATTCCCAGACAACAGACGCCTCTAGGCCGCCAAGACCTTCGTCAAGACCGGCCAACTCGTTTAGCGAAACAGTTCCTTTGGCCATACCACCTTCGGTGGTTAGCAGTCGACCACCATCACAGCCTGCAGTCTCTACCAGCATAGTAGGACAAAATACTCCTGCTACTAGTCAGACACCGGTAACTTTCTTTAACCCCTTGGAAGCGACATCAGCACCAGTAATAAATCCAACACCACCTCCTCAAGTTGGATTTTTTGATCCTACGAAGTATTTGCCAAAACTTCCTACAGCCCCAGGGCAACAATTGTCACAAGAGGCCACAGCTACACCTCCAACCCAAATAGGATTTTTCGATCCTTCAAAATATTTGCCCAACACCAATCAGGAACCTCAAGCGGGAACTTCTTTGCCCCCAACAGGGGCAAGTGTTTCTGGTGTACCACCCCCAGGTGGACAGGTCTCATCGTCATATCGCCTACAAAAAGGAACAAAGCTCTATAAGAATCCTTTAACAGCCCAGGAGACAGCTCCCGTGCAGGTTACACCAAATTCAGTGTTTGGAGTGACCCCCACCCAATTTCCACCAACAAATTTTGGTGGAAGTCCCAACGTTTTCCATCAAACACCTGCAGGACCACCACCTGCCGTTTACAATCCTTTTGGGCAAGGCGCTGCTCCTTCGTTGACTCCAGTGGCAAATATTTTTGTGCCAAGTGCTGAACCGCAAAGTGTCGCACTATTCGCTTCGCCCGCCACAGAAGTCGAAGAACATAGACATCAGGAAGTTCCTTTGTTTGCTGCGCCTACTCAAGAAAACACTAACACTCTTTTAAAAGCAGCCCCTGAAGAGAAAGAAAACCTAAGTGAAAGAGAGCAAGTAAAACTCGAACCTACCCCAAGTGCAATTCCAGAGGTAGAAGATAAACAGGAACCCCAAATCCAAACCACTGAGGCAGTCAACCCACAATATTTCTTTAAACCCATTGAGCCGGCAGCAGAGCAGGCACCCGCTGCTGAACTTTTACAACAAACGACCAACTTTTTTGGTAGTTCACAAGAAACTCAACAATTCTTGCAGCCCATAGAACCACTCCAAGAACCACCAATCAAACAGGACGCAACTAAAACAAACGAAAAGGAAACTTTGATAACAGCAATACAAGATTTAACTATAGCCACTCCAACTGAACCGGCAACAGCACAACCGAATTTACCCCCTCCCAAAGTGCCCAAGGGAGTGGTGGGCGATAATCCCTATCGTAGAGGTTCCGCTGCTGAAGCGAACAAAACTGCTGCTGTTCAGCCAAGTCTGGCAAATTTCTTTACACCCACAGCAGCTACAGGAACTGGTGATTTTAGTTTCTTTTCCTCACTACCCTCAGCTCCTGATTTTAGCGATCTTCAAGGACAGTCATCCAACGAGGCAGCCTCAAATTTCTTAACCACACAAAGAACTGAGCAGCAAccacaaaatcaaaatttaaatttctttaatcCTTCTACAACTGCTGAAGATACGAAACCCTTAGAGGATATATCCAAACAAAATCTCTCTACTACTTCAGAAAATATCTTTAATCCCAAAGAAACTGAAGCTAAACCGCAATTATCAAATTTCCCTAAAGAAGATCACTCAAATCAAACCCCTTATCCCATAGATAATAAACCTCAGGATTTGGCAAATCCTGCATTTCCTCAATTACCCACAAGTGTGGGCATAATACCAGCAGTTACAGAAAGCCCTGAGGAAATACACAAACATTCTGAAGAAGCAGCAAGCACCCAGCAAGCAACTCCCTCCATAGGTTTCGAAGGTTTTCTACCACAGGCTGGCCATAGCCAATCAACACCCACGAATTTCTTTGGCACTCTCTCAGGTGAAAACTCTGGCACGGAGCTAACAACACAACTGCCTTCATCCATACCTACACCTTTGCCAAGTGGCAATCATTCAACCGATCTATTTTCCCAATTATCCTCACCACATATAAACCAGTCACCCAGTGAGGAGCCACCAACATCTGAGTTGTCTGCGCATGTACCACCCCCTTTGGGTTTTGAGAATTTTATGCCAACAAGTGCTGCGACGAAGGAATTATTACCGAACACAACATCGCAACCAGAGAGTTCAGCTCAAgattcacaacaacaacaacaaccacaggcACCTATAGTCAATAACTTTTCCAATTATTTCAATCAAACAGTATCTCAAGAGACTGTTAAGGATACTTCCtcattttttgataatttttctaACCAACAATCACCAGCTAGGAGTGTTAAAAATCCCCCCATATCGAGTGCCGCTCAGGCCTCCAACGAAGATcaacgcatacaaaatttcttcaataATCCCCCACCTAAAGACGCTGATCACGTGGGAGATCTAAACTACGATTTGGTACACAGCGGTTTGGCTATACGTAATTTACAACAACGTTCCCTAACGCCGGTGTCAAATTTAGTTGAACCACCCTCATCGGCTTGTTCGGAATTTTCCACCCTCAACGCCTCGGAGGCTTCGGTGGTAAAACAGGAGGATACCAGCCGCCTTGAAGAATCGAGCGCAGTAGCTGAGCAATCACCTTTGATCAAACATTACGAAGAATTACCTGAAGAGGTTCTTAAGGATTTACGCATGGCCAATATGTTGCAAGGCGAGAAGACATCACCGGTGGCAAGCACT tcCTATAAGCCAGCAGTGAAGCACTGGTTTTACAAGCGCACAGTTGATGCCAAACAAGTCTGGGTACCCTTCAGTCATTATGATTCGGCTTTATTGGAAACCAGTCTTATTATGGAAGGAG ACAAACCTGAAATCGTTGCCGTTGAAGGTGGCCGCTATGATGTTAACATTAGTGAGCGTCTCAAACGCAGTGTCTACTGGGACAGTGAACCCATAGAGGTGAGACGTTGCTCTTGGTTCTACAAGGCGGTCGATTCCAAATACATACCCTATGAGGAGAGTACAGCCGATGTCTTGGAGGCCGAATATAAACAAGCCGCCGAAAGTGGTGTCTGGCATAAGACAATCATTTTGGGCATGGGAGAGCAGGTGGTGTTCCATGGACCCACAGTCATAGTGCATTTTCAACAGCAACAGAACCAAGATGCCTGGGGAGGAACCACAGTGAGT CAAACTACAACACGACCTCGTGTGGTCAAACGTGATTTGgaagatttcaatatagcccaAGGGGAATCACAAAAAGTCGATCATTTATTATTCATGGTACATGGCATTGGTTCAGCTTGTGATCTGAAAATGAGATCCGTTGAGGAAGTTG TTGAAGATTTCCGTTCCATAGCCCATCAGTTGGTACAGTCCCATTATAAAAACTCTGCCGACTTGGGACTGGTGGGTCGTGTGGAGGTTCTACCCATTTCTTGGCATAGTCATTTGCATTCCATTGAATTGGGCATTGATGAGAAGTTGCGTTCTATTACTTTGGAATCTATACCCAAACTACGTAACTTCACCAATGACACTTTGCTCGATATACTTTTCTACACCAGTCCCACATTTGctcaaagaataatgaataccaTAGTAGTGTCGTTGaatgaaatttatatgaaatatcGCCAACGACATCCTGATTTTAATGGTGGTGTCTCTTTGGCCGGCCATAGCTTAGGTTCTCTTATTCTCTTTGATTTGTTGTGTCATCAGTATCCCATTAAGGAAAGCGAAGAAAAGAATCTCGAAAACCCAGATCAAGAATTTCTACCCACAGAAGCGGCAGGAACGGCAAACGCCGCCTCTTCATCTACGACAAGAGATAGCAATAAATCAGAATCAACTCCTATTAGCTATACAATGGGTCCAGCTGGAACTGGACAACCGTTTATAAACTATGGTCAATTAAAATTCCAGCCTAAGAAATTTTTCGCCCTAGGATCGCCCATAG GCATGTTTGTAACCATACGCGGTATTGACAAACTTGGCCTAGATTTCCGTCTTCCTACATGCCCTGGTTTCTACAACATCTTCCATCCCTATGATCCGGTGGCCTATCGCATTGAAGCCTTGGTTAATCCCGATTTGAGTAGTGCTCGTCCTGTGCTCATACCACATCACAAAGGTCGAAAACGCATGCATTTGGAGTTAAAAGAGACCATGGCCCGTGTTAGTACCGACATAAAGCAACGCTTTTTGGATAAATTTAAACTTACCTTTGATACTGTGAACTTTTTTGGTCAAATGACCAAATCCAAAAAGGAGACGGAGGAGTTGATGGAGAAAGAAGTTGAAAAG GTTAtagaaatgcaaatgcaaatggaaCGACAAGGCAATCAGCAAACACAATCACCAGACCAACAAGCAACAGTCTCACCCAACGAAGAGCAGAAACATCAATTGACGCCACCAACCAGCGCTAACCAATCAATTCGCACTCGCACAGATTCTGTATCGACGGCAGTCTCAGATGATATGATGGAGGTGGACTTCCCATTGGGTAAACTCAACGATTCAAAGCGTATTGACTTTGTTTTGCAGGAGGCACCATTGGAATTCATTAATGAATACATATTTGCATTAAGCAGTCATGTGTGCTATTG ggATTCTGAGGACACCATACTTTTCGTAATGAAGGAAATTTATTCTGGACTTGGCATAAGCCCCGACAGCCAAGTGCCCCAGCAAACGATGACAATTGAACGACCTAGTTCCCGTAATAGTAGCTTATCGATATCATAG